Part of the Impatiens glandulifera chromosome 8, dImpGla2.1, whole genome shotgun sequence genome is shown below.
TTATTTGACTCTTGACTCGTTTTTCCATAGTCGACTCGCAAACTCAAACGAGTTTACGAGTTGACTCGCGATTTTGACAGCTTTGCTCTAGCCATATTTTGCACATCGACTAATCATCTGAGTAGACTAGCACAACAATTCACCGCTCAATGTTGAGACTCCTCGAGGGACAATGATATCTCCTTGAATAACGTAGGAACCACTAGTTTTCACCATTCATTCATGATTGTTGATTTCGCTTAGTGGCATTTATAAAATGACCCTTAGATTGTTAATCATAGAATATTTTGCACTTTGTATTCAGATTGTTATTGATAATACATTTGATTTAAAACTACTAGGAAGCAAgcataaaattattgttttatttcattaaattaagaagcatagtatatataataatcatctTTCAAACCATATACATAGAAGTAGAACTAAAGAATAAATTAGAGAGGGTcccaaataaatgaaaagagtTGGGTGTTTccaaatttgattataatatataatggagAATCTCATCACATGTTAGGTGGGTGTCCATGTCTCAATCTACTACTACTATTGTTTGTTGTCAATGTTACAGAGATTTCCACTTTTTGGTTGTTATAATATTCGAATAATTTTATCCAATTTTTACAAGTTGAAGCATAAAAATATTGGCAGCCTGCCTACCTTTAATATGGATATTCTTACATTAGGCTAATAAGTGTTGATagtaattcaaaattatataaggTACCTCTTTGTCAAACTGTAATTAGAAACCCAGTTAATTCAATAAAGTATTAATAAATTGTTGTTGAAGTCAAAGtgtacaataataatattattattatatactcaaTTTCTTCATCAGAATCCGAGCTCATTGAAACACATAATTATGACTTTGTCTCTCTTTAACCTAAAACTATGGAGTGGACAAAGGGATTAAAGTTTGATGAAATTAAGGGCATATCAGATGGGAAAACACATTAACAATTGAGATTAATTTAGTAGTTTGggttattctttaaaaaaaattaaacatggTTTTAATCCGTCtcattcattaaattaatttcattcattaaattaattgatttattaattaaaatatttaaatactttatatttaaaattattattttctattttatttatataaaaaatgtgatcataaaaattaaacatataatctgcaaacatacttaaccattaAAATAAGTACAGAACTTGTCATCTGACATGCTCGAATTCAAGATCTTTAAATGAGAATGGGGATGCCTCTAAGCTAGAAGAGGAGATAAAAATGTGGTCACAaggggttaagcacatagcccgTAAACACACTTCATTTAATTAGGCGCAAAATTTGTCGTTTGATGGGCTCGAACTCAGGACCTCTTAAAGAGGTGGGGGATATCCAccaattattgttattttatttatatatatatatattaataccctttaagtctttttaccaaataaCATATTTccaccttctcaaaatcatcattgatcgtcattattttttcttctctaGATTATTTCAATAACCCGGCCTTATTTGAATTcgagttttttaaatattctaaataaaaaattaaaacaaaatacttTAGAAGGTATTAGtatataaagttataatatattataataatttaaaatatatgatattttattgttttgattaataaattgagtaagGTGATGAATAGAAAAGATAAGTATAATGATGTTGGATTAggttaagatatttaaataatttaaacctacctaagaatataaatattatataagatagATTGTGTTAActtatttaagataataaattataattttaaaagcttatatatatatattgaataaataatattttacaaataaaatggagataattaattatgctaataaaatgataatagatTTGATGACactaaatattgttttttttataaataattacaaatcaTTTCCATCAAATCAGTTATtgggttattttcaaataagttttCAGTATTAAAGGAGagtcatttaaataaaaaagatatcaagattaaatataatatatatatatataattattttttaaaataaaaatattttaatattttagcaTATTAACAAAAAGATGTAAGATTAGACAATGAGTTAATTGTGATTAATCTAAAATGAACCATGCTTAAGAATAAAATGAAAGCTCAATTTTAAAGCAATCCCCTTTTAGCTTTCTtctttaaaatatgtttatacaaATGTTAACaaatttagattaattttaaaatatttgtaaagatAATAGGACACGTGGACAATCAAGATGTGCTACGTGGAGAAAGTGGATTGGAGGAGTTGATGGGGACAgctatagttaatttatttatttaaaaataaaaataaaaaataaaataaaattaaggaaCAAGGAGGGGACAAAGCTTTAAAGAGAGTCAGAGGGGTTTGCCTGTTTGGCATAGGACAGTCCCCATGTGTTGTCACAAATGGGACACCCttctaaaatcaaataaataattgtattaatttatttattaaaagtacttttattattttataatttcaaacataagctaattttatttttattttattaacatccTCCTTTTAAAGACAACTGCCCATTTAAGTATTTAACTAACACCACCATCATAGTCTTTGTcattatcaatataataatacaaactagCCCTTAAAAATAGGTGAGAccatgaatgaatgaatgaatggaaTATTTAAGGAAAGAAAATTACCTTGACTTACCTTCCTCCTTTATTCACTAATTCCAATGCTCATTTTACCCACCTCAACTTGCTAACATTAGTCAACattattataaactattattaaagAGTAGGATTTTAGTTATaacataaataagttatttaaataacttgatttcatataaatcatacaaaaattgaattattagattaaatacTTACaaggtattaatatttaaaggaaaattaataaattaatggaTAGAGAAATAGTTGTAAGAATcatggttatttaaatattaagatttttttagagtaaaagaattaaaatatttcactctctattttttttttacctttttcaagattttttttgtttggaagTAAATTAACCAATTTCAcctctaataaaaaaaaaagttaaataatagtAAACATTCTCGACAAGACTCTATACATTGCAGTTAGTTGCgttcattaaaatttattactgattaataaattaattaaacttaaaaaatattgaacccccaaattttatttacaatttttcaatattttatgaattttaaacaaaatttgagatctataaattaaaatttgaatgaattagaaaaaatattagactgaacttaaaaaaaataaagaaaaattcatGGATATAAGGAGTGGATAAAcattgattttactttttttttttagaattagataaataaataacgaaataaattacataagaaaaatatttattttccagTGGCTTCAACCTTAGACCTAAGATAGATCCAACCTCATTAAGGCGAACTAGATTGATCATCCTTCCCTTCACATATCACCCTATGCTTcgcaaaagaaaaatatttatagaatatGAACTTAGATCTAAAATTCTTTACTAAATTAGTTAAtcaagaacaattttttttttaaaattacactataatatTACATaccttaaaaatataatagaaacaaaattatttttcagaGTACTCAATTGTATAATAACTATAGTTGGTAATTGAGTTATAAATCTTAGGTTCTCAAAAAGGGTGGGGACCATATGGAGAGGTGGCTCTAGATGGTTTGCTAATCATAGGTCCAGCCTCATAAACaataaatgtattataaaaatGCTTACTTAAAAGttgtcataataatttaataacattttttacatttttcttatctaaaaatcactttaaaacattatatatgtaaaaaaatattaatttaaaatatataaatttaatttgataataataaaaatatggtataaatatgttttattttttattttcgtgAATAAATTGACTAACTTATACTAAGTTTAAACGTAAAATGTATTACGTAAATACTCAAATTAAACACGTAACGCCTCGATATATcgtaatcaaaataaaattatattaagattATCATCATCATGTCATGAGTATAAAGATTAATATTCATAAAATCATTGTAATGATGAGAACTGATCAAAATCAGTAAATCCATAATTACACAATGATCAAAAGCAATCAAACATCATTGCATTCTTCGCCGGAAACCTAGCATTCGTCATCGGAATATCCGGCGGTTTAAGCGTCCGAACAAGGGCAAAATTCAACCCTTTAAAAAACGGGTGGGTCTTTACTTCAGCCGCCCCTCTCCTTGACCCGAGTCGAATCTCCGGATCCTTTAACAACAAACCCGATATTAAATCACGCGCCTGCGTTTCACTCGCACTCGCCGCCATACTCGTCGGAAATTTCAACGGCATTTTCACTATATTACGCAGAGTAGCTTCATTACTATCTCCGGCGAACGGCGTCCGTCCATATATCATCTCATAGATAAAGATTCCAAACGCCCACCAATCAACAGCATTCCCGTGAGACTTACCGCCGGCGACCTCCGGTGAGACGTATTCATGAGTTCCGACGAATGAACATGATCGGGCGGTTACTGGTTCGGCGACGAATAAACGATTCCGAGTTAGGGTTTGGATCTTCTTTGATCTGAATAGACGGTTTGAGATGCAGAAGAATGGAGTGGTTGTACGTGGTGAACGTGCGTCGGCCGGAGTCGGTGGATCGGGAGAGAGCTCCGGTGATTCAACGGCGGCGATTGTGTTTGAACACAGGGAGAGATCGAAATCGGATAGCATGATATGACCGTCTGATCTGACTAATACATTCTCTGGTTTTAAATCTCTGTATATGATTCCTAACATATGAAGATATTCAAGAGCGACGAGAACTTCCGTTGCGTAAAACCTAAAAATGGCGGAAATCAGGAAATCATCATTTACAGTTACACAGAAGATTGAGATTAACGATGATCGATATGAAATGTACCTTGCGGAGTTCAACGGGAAGCGTTTCTGAATCTGTCTATGTCTTAACGAATGTAAATCGCCGCCGGAGCAATACTCCATTACAACGCACGAGAAATGAGAAGCTTCAAATTCAGCATATAAAGTAGGAAGAAAAGGATGATCAAGCATCTTCAAGATCTTCCGTTCCATTTCCGCTCTCTGAAGTTTCTTCTTCGCAGCAAGAACCTGCCGATCGACAACCTTCATCGCGTAGAAACTGCTATCATCGTCTCCACGGAGACTACAGAGATAAACTCTACCGATATCTCCGCTTCCGATCTGTCTCATTAGTCGGAAATCACGGAAACTAAGTCCGTTAACTTTACGATTATAAATCGCGGATCGGATCGCCTGCCATGACGAATCCGATGACCTGTGTGGCTTCAGCGTTAGATTCTCCGGCGACTGTGATGTTTCCGGTAATTCAGTAGCGTCAAATGATAACCGGCTAAAACTAGTACAACTATACTCGCTGCTACTCATTTAATCTATAGTTGATTCGATATCATTCATCTATCACTTGAATGTTGAAACAGACTAACAGTGAAAAAAACGAATATAATGAAAATCATCAATAGATTGTATACCTAGCTTTGAATCAGATAGCGACAATAGATAGAGAAAAGGAGTAGAAATCATGAATCATGAATAGGTGTTGAAGATGGAACGCCATTAATGGAGGTTGAATGGAAGCTTTTAGAAATAACCGTACTGGTTCAGAGGAAATAACCGTTCCAGCTTCGTCTTCGCCGGGTCGTCTGGAATCTggatttagagagagagaaagaagagagtg
Proteins encoded:
- the LOC124911779 gene encoding protein kinase PINOID-like isoform X2, giving the protein MRQIGSGDIGRVYLCSLRGDDDSSFYAMKVVDRQVLAAKKKLQRAEMERKILKMLDHPFLPTLYAEFEASHFSCVVMEYCSGGDLHSLRHRQIQKRFPLNSARFYATEVLVALEYLHMLGIIYRDLKPENVLVRSDGHIMLSDFDLSLCSNTIAAVESPELSPDPPTPADARSPRTTTPFFCISNRLFRSKKIQTLTRNRLFVAEPVTARSCSFVGTHEYVSPEVAGGKSHGNAVDWWAFGIFIYEMIYGRTPFAGDSNEATLRNIVKMPLKFPTSMAASASETQARDLISGLLLKDPEIRLGSRRGAAEVKTHPFFKGLNFALVRTLKPPDIPMTNARFPAKNAMMFDCF
- the LOC124911779 gene encoding protein kinase PINOID-like isoform X1, which produces MSSSEYSCTSFSRLSFDATELPETSQSPENLTLKPHRSSDSSWQAIRSAIYNRKVNGLSFRDFRLMRQIGSGDIGRVYLCSLRGDDDSSFYAMKVVDRQVLAAKKKLQRAEMERKILKMLDHPFLPTLYAEFEASHFSCVVMEYCSGGDLHSLRHRQIQKRFPLNSARFYATEVLVALEYLHMLGIIYRDLKPENVLVRSDGHIMLSDFDLSLCSNTIAAVESPELSPDPPTPADARSPRTTTPFFCISNRLFRSKKIQTLTRNRLFVAEPVTARSCSFVGTHEYVSPEVAGGKSHGNAVDWWAFGIFIYEMIYGRTPFAGDSNEATLRNIVKMPLKFPTSMAASASETQARDLISGLLLKDPEIRLGSRRGAAEVKTHPFFKGLNFALVRTLKPPDIPMTNARFPAKNAMMFDCF